The genomic segment TGCCGTTGACTTTATGTGTTTCCATCTTAGCAATATTGTGTGCCACTTCGTAGACAGTCCGCAAGCCAATATCTCCCGGGCTCATCTGCAAAGCCTCCTCAAAAGCATCCCGGGTCCAGGCAGCAATGATTTGACGATTCGCAAATGCATAATTAATAGCGCAGCACATGGCTTGTAAATATTCCTGACCTTCAGGCGAATTAATTGGGGCGCAGCAAAGTTGGCGGTCGGGCAGCTCGATGCCGTACTTTTGCACAGCCCGGTTCATGACCTCGAGGTAATCCGTGCAGACTTGATGACCAAAGCCGCGTGATCCGCAGTGAATAATCACCGTTACCTGATCGAGTTCAAGACCCAGAACGCTGGCAGCCTCACCATCGTAAATCTCAGCCACATAGCCGACTTCCAAAAAATGGTTCCCGGAGCCGAGGGTTCCCAATTGTGAGCGGCCGCGCTCGTAAGCCCTTGGACTGATGACCGCAGGATTCGCGCCGTCAATACAGCCGTTTTCTTCAATATATTCCAAATCCTGTTCGCTGCCGAAGCCTTTTTTTACGGCCCAGGTTGCTCCTTTCCGCATGACTTTTTTTTCTTCTTCTATGGAAACCCGAAGCTCACCTTTAGCACCCACGCCGGTCGGAACATGATGAAAGAGCGAATTCACCAAATCTTTTATTTTAGGTTGAAGATCCTGACGGGTAAGTTTTGAAGCCAGCAAGCGAACACCGCAGTTGATGTCGTAACCGACTCCGCCCGGAGAAATGACGCCGGTTTCGACG from the candidate division KSB1 bacterium genome contains:
- a CDS encoding RtcB family protein → MQNLKLKKITDFLWEIPKEGKMQVPARIYATENMIEAIRNDNALEQAANVAHLPGIVNYSLTMPDIHWGYGFPIGGVAAFDVETGVISPGGVGYDINCGVRLLASKLTRQDLQPKIKDLVNSLFHHVPTGVGAKGELRVSIEEEKKVMRKGATWAVKKGFGSEQDLEYIEENGCIDGANPAVISPRAYERGRSQLGTLGSGNHFLEVGYVAEIYDGEAASVLGLELDQVTVIIHCGSRGFGHQVCTDYLEVMNRAVQKYGIELPDRQLCCAPINSPEGQEYLQAMCCAINYAFANRQIIAAWTRDAFEEALQMSPGDIGLRTVYEVAHNIAKMETHKVNGKEMKLCVHRKGATRAFAPGSPEIPAAYKSIGQPVLIPGDMGRYSYVLVGAEGAMENTFGSTCHGAGRAMSRHKAKKIARGRAIARELEDRGIYVKASSRRTLDEEIPEAYKDVANVVDACQMAGISKKVAQLRPLGCIKG